One Uranotaenia lowii strain MFRU-FL unplaced genomic scaffold, ASM2978415v1 HiC_scaffold_661, whole genome shotgun sequence genomic window carries:
- the LOC129760564 gene encoding SAP domain-containing ribonucleoprotein — MGENDISKMKVADLKKELKNRGLSTLGNKNELVDRLQAAIVDGVDALEDTANSEDLLDDDELNDDILEEEDDKLKDNTAEEDQILKSPTPSSMASKSESPDQPKLDALKDGLELEEKGKTLILPPKKVALKRNISISVPTPAVVTTATETVLADSKSDSDGGTNNGTTPSTDEPQRKVIKLTELSAQERLELRAKKFGPQSAEAQDAKLQARAARFGIGGGAATTTTGSAVKTSDTSSLVSAEALKKRAERFGVSVSDKMVKLEQDEKLIKRQQRFGGSATANAVTLPTTTTTGKIAITASSTDDSSSAASTKPDYAEKARLRLERFKNAA; from the exons ATGGGCGAAAACGATATATCGAAAATGAAG GTCGCTGATCTCAAGAAGGAGCTTAAGAATCGAGGTCTCAGTACCCTTGGAAACAAGAATGAGTTAGTAGATCGACTTCAGGCGGCTATTGttg acggTGTTGATGCTCTTGAGGATACGGCAAATTCGGAAGATCTTCTAGATGACGATGAACTCAATGATGACATCCTCGAGGAAGAAGACGACAAGCTGAAGGACAACACGGCTGAGGAAGATCAGATTTTGAAATCTCCGACTCCCAGTAGTATGGCCTCGAAATCGGAATCTCCGGATCAGCCGAAACTGGACGCTCTGAAGGATGGATTGGAGTTGGAGGAGAAAGGAAAGACTCTTATCCTACCACCGAAAAAGGTGGCCCTGAAGCGAAATATTTCGATTTCGGTGCCAACTCCTGCTGTTGTTACAACGGCCACTGAAACTGTTCTGGCTGATTCCAAGTCAGATTCAGATGGGGGTACCAATAATGGAACCACCCCATCAACCGATGAACCTCAGCGGAAGGTCATCAAGCTGACAGAGCTGTCTGCTCAGGAAAGATTGGAATTGCGTGCTAAAAAGTTTGGTCCACAAAGTGCCGAGGCACAGGACGCTAAACTGCAGGCTCGGGCGGCCAGATTTGGAATCGGTGGAGGGGCAGCGACGACCACAACGGGTTCCGCAGTTAAAACAAGCGACACAAGCAGCCTGGTTTCGGCAGAAGCCCTCAAAAAGCGAGCCGAACGATTCGGTGTTAGCGTTTCCGATAAAATGGTAAAGCTGGAACAGGATGAGAAGCTGATCAAGCGACAGCAACGATTCGGTGGATCGGCCACGGCAAACGCAGTAACGTTGCCAACCACGACGACTACCGGAAAGATTGCCATCACCGCGAGCAGCACTGACGACAGCAGTAGCGCCGCAAGCACAAAACCAGACTATGCCGAAAAGGCTCGCCTTCGGCTGGAACGGTTCAAGAATGCCGCTTAG